DNA from Daucus carota subsp. sativus chromosome 1, DH1 v3.0, whole genome shotgun sequence:
TCCTTAATCTGTTCGAATCCTGGGAGTGAAACCAGGCTCTCTGTATACCTTTCAACACGATGAGTGTAATGATGACCAGCCATCTCAACTCGAGCAATCTTGGCCTCTTTCTTGTCAGCATCACACGAGATCCACATGTGTGATGATCATCAGCATCATTTCTTATTAGTAGTAGGAGTTCCCCATTGCTGAAATAGCCATTTAGAAGTATTCCTGACATCTCCAAATCAATACAAAACATTATCGTCCATGATGCCTCAACTCCACCACCTTTAAGGCATGCATCATCATCCAGCCTCCACATGTTAATCTTCTTGTCCAAATATCTCCAACCATTTCTATCATCATTCGATGCATCAGCCCACAACGTAATGACAGCAATAGACTTATCAAGCTCGATAATACGAGTTTCAGGTTGAGCATCATAAAAATCCTCGTCAAAGtcgtcctcatcatcatcaccaaCAACACCAACACCGCCAGCAGCAACAACAGGGAGCTTAATAGCACAATTCATGACCTCCTTGTTCAAATCAAACACCATCATTACACCCTTCTCAATACCACACAAAAATCCATTAACACACACATGGAAATGCCATAGAAAGAAGTCATCAGGGCCGTCAATCGGATCAGGCACTTTTCGCCATACATTCCTATTAGCCGAATACACTTCAGCCGGAAGAGAAGGCTCtgatacaacaacaacaatcttaTAATCCCCATCTACCGGATCATAACCAAAACCAATAGCGCGGGATGTACTCAAGCCCCTTCCAAGAATAACACTTGATGATTGTCTAGTAGCAGGATTCCAATGAAAGAATCTATCCATGCGTGAAGTTTCGTGGAGGACAACACAAACAATGCCATTAGCAGAACCAACAACTGTTATAGGAGGCAGGGATCTAGACTCACCTTGAGAATACGGATACTTAATTTCAGACACAATTTGTTTCGAGTCCACGTCAAAGAGTGATAACTTCAGCTTAGCACTTTCCGTCGAAGTGGAACATGAATAGCGGAGAATCATAAGAGTTTCATCAGATCCGCTTCTGATTGCTCGGCGGAGTTGGGCTTTGACGAAGACAGGGTCTTTGATTAGGGAAAGCCAGGTTTTGGAGACTAATTGGAGCTGAATTAGTGATTACACTGGCACGCGTACGAGAATCTCGCTGATGAGATCGTTGGAAAGTGTTGGATTTGGTCTGAGAGGCTTCATTTTCAGTAGGAGTGAATGACGGCGGTCACGGCAGATGGTATGAGTGAAATGCGGAAActaattagggttagggtttaactTTATTCTTACAATCTATTCAAATGGGCTGGATATTGTAATTTAAAAGCTCCATTTGGgcccatttatatttatatttatttgaaagtGTCTTGTGAGCAAGAGCGACTCCAGCCTTCTAAACTCATTAACAAAAATGTATAGTTGTTATcatttaaatcaaaaataataatatgaaaaataaatgtaCTCATGTTATCCactctattaaaaaatatatagaatgtTTGGTTATATTTGACCAACCCCGCGGATGTGTATAAAGATTGTCGATcatctattatcatattaaaataatatattttatttataacaattaaaataataattatgtatcATTTAGTAAATCATTTTTAGCGAACGCTCcccattatattatattagctaataaatattttaagatttctcaaatttaacattttaaattatatgatattgagTTTCAAATTtagctttaaattgttaattttctgaaaaatatatatgagataCACTTTTACACAGTCTAAAGTCGTTATATACAACCTAAGATAAACAAAAtggtatttaataaatatactttttttggTAAgttattttgcaattttattagGGATTCCTTGTGACCGGCACATGCATCTAATCATCATATTATAATTAAGGGCTCTTTTTATAAATACCCAAGTCAAAAagattttttgcaaaaatactatcactatttaaaacaaattgcaaaaatactatacgtcaaaaaatatttgcaaagatACGgaagttgcatatgcaaccatatctgcaactcctagcaaccatatatgcaaccacaaattcaattttaaaaaaatcttttgaaaattacgtttatttgcataataagttgcaactggACGGggccaaaaataatattacgaactcacaaacataaaatcaactaaaacaaCTCAAAAATCAACTCAAAGCAGCCATCACCAACCAATACTTACGGTCTATTACCAATACTTACGGTCTATTTATATCTTTGTacttctctctctttctctttaaTTTCTTGATCTGCCTTCTCACCTCCTTGGTCTTGGCCCTGCCACTTTGCCATCAACACAGACGCACCGCCGACAAAGAAAGAAACCACCGTGAGCAATCAACCACACAAATACATACAACCACCAACAACACAACTTTTAGTcgaatttaaatcaattttgatTTCTCGAAAATCTGAAACCCAGTTCATCTTATCAATGATAGAGTAAATAAATAGAGGGAGAGAAAAAGAGAGCTTAATTTATTCCAACTGAAAGAGAGAGTGAGAAGACCGAGCGGgaaagagagatgagagaggcATAAAGAATGAAGGAGAGGGGACCGTATATTTGCAAAACATAAGTAGGTAGTAACTTAAATCTGCAAGCTTTTTAAGGTGATAGTATTATTGTAATTAGTGTCAAAAAGaggtatatttgataaattccctATTATTTTCTCATAGTACTCGACGGAAAAATCATCTTTAATATatactagcctataacccgtgTGAAGCACGGGcgatatataattcgtaatttattatttaaattttaatatcattttgttaatattttaatattaatgagttgaattttaattaaaatatactaacgaactgattatatatatgcgaaaattttgacttttgtaatttgttatctatttataaatatttttctgttattaatatgtgattattgttattcaattaattttgaatcagatttttcatatcttgtatattttcatatgtatgaaaaaagatatGTATTATGTAACAGATTAAAGTTAAAAAGTGTTACCTAATGATTagtgtttgtattgaaatagaatacgttagagttaaaaaatgttatatgaaggttttgttaaaaaaagatattcaaaattgaatatttacaattttatttttaccatgttataattttttttataaaacattatatgataatgtattgtcatgtgtgtttttagtatttaaaactatttaatGGGAGagtacaaaatcaaaaaatataactaaaaagttGGACTACAATTCACTAATTATAGtattttaaaactatttaacaatgtaagagtaataAACTTCCACATGTTGTGTTGTTGTAGACTTGTAATATTAGAGGGAGAGTACCAAACTAAAAaattggactacaaattattatacccatgttggcttattatgatatagtatagatagtagaTGATACTcggcataaatatatttaatataatagacAATAGTAaaatgagaaataaaaaataagataattaAGCCGTCATGATTATACTTAACTACTGTATAACTATAACTACTTAACAGGaaccactacaagaaaaatggaTAAAAATGTCCGGCTAAATATGACCGACTTTAAATATGATTGTCTTCGGTCACATTTAAAGTCAGTCATATTTCAATTATGCTTAATTTCAATTATGCTTCTCTCCATTAAATAGTTATAATTTGAAGCACgcaataaaaatgatttatcgTCGGTCAATATTTTGAGTTTGATCAAAAAATCAACATTGTGTCACCAGAAATATATAGATCTGCATCCAGATAGCGATAGAAATGTGAATAATACAAGATCAATcagatcaaaaataatttagaaaaaaacaaTTAGGTGAACATTTTAACCAACTTAATTTACTAAAATCTATGCTAGCCCGAACATAGATAGTCGACGGAATTGGACCAGTAATATTACAGATGGAAAGTTAACAACAAAGGCAACACTGTGGCCATCTATCTAGAGCAGATAAATATAGCCAATCTATGAAAAGTGACTACAATAACATACTAAGGGTGACTAACAAGACAGAGTTGCTTCATTTGTATGTAGCATAAAAATACCAGAATCAGCGGTGTTTACTTAATTATCATCTTTGCCGACATTCCAGTACTTAATCTGTTTGAATCCTGGGAGTGAAACCAGGCTCTCTGTATACCTTGCAAGACGGTGAGTGTAAAGATGACCAGCCATCTCAACTCGAGCAATCTGGGCCTCTTTCTTGTCAGCATCACACGAGATCCACATGTAATGATCATCAACATTTTTTATCAGTATTAGGAGTTCCCCATTGCTGAAATAGCCATTTAGAAGTACTGCTGGCATCGCCAAATCAATACTAAACATTATCGTCCATGATGCCTCAACTCCACCACCTTTAAGGCATGCATCATCATCCAGCCTCCACATGTTAATCTTTTTGTCCAAATATCTCCAACCAGTTCTGTCACTATTCAATGCATCAGCCCACAACGTAATGACAGCAATAGACTTATCAAGCTCAATAATATGAGTTTCAGGCTGAGCATCATAATACTCCTCATCAtagtcatcatcattatcaccAACAACACCGACACCGCCAGCAGCAACAACAGGGAGCTTAATAGCACAATTCATGACCTCCTTGTTCAAATCAAACACCATCATCCCTACGCCCTTGTCAATACCACATAAAAATCCATTAACACACACATTGAAATGGCCACTTAAGAAGTCATCAGGGCTGTCAA
Protein-coding regions in this window:
- the LOC135150643 gene encoding putative F-box protein At3g10240, producing MEPIRPNPTLCDDLISEILVRVPVKSLIQFQLVSKTWLSLIKDPVFVKAQLRRAIRSGTDETLMLVRYSCSTSTESAKLKLSLFDVDSRQIVSETRYPYSQGESRSVPRLTLVGSANGIVCVVLFETSHLINRFFLWNPATRQSLIVVPGRGLSKPRALGFGYDPVDGDYKIVRVVSGPCLPAEVFSANRNVWREVPDPIDSPDDFLSGHFNVCVNGFLCGIDKGVGMMVFDLNKEVMNCAIKLPVVAAGGVGVVGDNDDDYDEEYYDAQPETHIIELDKSIAVITLWADALNSDRTGWRYLDKKINMWRLDDDACLKGGGVEASWTIMFSIDLAMPAVLLNGYFSNGELLILIKNVDDHYMWISCDADKKEAQIARVEMAGHLYTHRLARYTESLVSLPGFKQIKYWNVGKDDN